A DNA window from Sphingopyxis macrogoltabida contains the following coding sequences:
- the pgi gene encoding glucose-6-phosphate isomerase, with amino-acid sequence MTTVQQAWQALADWQPKPLTDLVAADPDTRLQALVRSVADIRFDFAKTHLDDGAIDILSKLAAAQDFGGRRKTLFSGGIANPTENRAAEHSAERGDGAPESVHVAQALHQRMRMMIDAIEAGAFGEIRHLLHIGIGGSALGPDLLVDALGRHSSRYDVAVVSNVDGAALSEAFARFSPEHTLIAVASKTFTTTETLLNAASALQWLEEGGVDDPLGRVIALTAMPERAIEWGVDETRILPFSETVGGRYSLWSSIGFPAALALGWDAFADLLEGAAEMDRHFRLADGADNICLLAAFVDQLYANRLGCQTRAVFAYDERLRLLPDYLQQLEMESNGKSVTLDGAPLGRHSAPITWGGVGTDAQHAVFQLLHQGTHLTPVEFVVAREPDHLLDDAHHETLVANCIAQGAALMTGRASEDGARNYPGNRPSTTILLDQVSPRSLGALIAFYEHRVFANAVLLGINPFDQFGVELGKEMAKGLTEGTIEFDLATQALMHAALGE; translated from the coding sequence ATGACGACCGTCCAGCAGGCCTGGCAGGCCCTTGCCGACTGGCAGCCAAAGCCGTTGACCGATCTTGTCGCTGCCGATCCCGACACGCGGTTGCAGGCTCTCGTCCGCAGCGTCGCCGATATCCGCTTCGATTTTGCCAAGACCCACCTCGATGACGGCGCGATCGATATCCTGTCGAAACTTGCCGCGGCGCAGGATTTCGGCGGCCGTCGCAAGACGCTCTTTTCGGGCGGCATCGCCAATCCGACCGAAAACCGGGCCGCCGAACACAGTGCCGAGCGGGGCGACGGGGCGCCCGAGTCGGTGCATGTCGCGCAGGCGCTGCACCAGCGGATGCGGATGATGATCGACGCGATCGAAGCGGGTGCGTTCGGCGAGATCCGCCACCTGCTCCATATCGGCATCGGCGGTTCGGCGCTTGGCCCCGACCTGCTCGTCGATGCACTCGGGCGGCACAGTTCGCGCTATGACGTCGCGGTCGTCTCGAACGTCGACGGCGCCGCTCTGTCAGAAGCCTTTGCGCGCTTCAGCCCCGAACACACGCTTATCGCCGTCGCCTCGAAGACCTTTACCACGACCGAAACGCTGCTCAACGCGGCGTCAGCGTTGCAGTGGCTGGAGGAAGGCGGCGTCGACGATCCGCTCGGCCGGGTGATCGCGCTGACCGCGATGCCTGAGCGCGCGATCGAGTGGGGCGTCGACGAAACGCGTATCCTGCCGTTCAGCGAAACCGTCGGCGGTCGCTATTCGCTCTGGTCGTCGATCGGTTTTCCCGCCGCGCTGGCCTTGGGCTGGGACGCCTTTGCCGACCTGCTCGAGGGCGCGGCCGAAATGGACCGGCACTTCCGGCTCGCCGACGGTGCCGACAATATCTGCCTGCTCGCGGCTTTCGTCGACCAGCTCTATGCCAACCGCCTTGGTTGCCAGACGCGCGCGGTCTTTGCCTATGACGAACGGCTGCGTTTGTTGCCCGATTATCTCCAGCAACTCGAAATGGAATCGAACGGCAAGTCGGTGACGCTGGACGGCGCGCCGCTCGGACGCCACAGCGCGCCGATCACCTGGGGCGGCGTCGGCACCGACGCGCAGCACGCGGTGTTCCAGCTCCTCCACCAGGGCACACACCTGACCCCGGTCGAGTTCGTCGTCGCGCGCGAGCCCGACCATCTGCTCGACGATGCGCATCACGAAACGCTTGTCGCCAATTGCATCGCGCAAGGCGCCGCCTTGATGACGGGCCGCGCGAGCGAGGACGGCGCGCGCAATTATCCGGGCAACCGCCCGTCGACGACGATCCTGCTCGATCAGGTCAGCCCGCGCAGCCTCGGCGCGCTGATCGCCTTTTACGAGCATCGGGTCTTTGCCAATGCCGTGCTGCTCGGCATCAACCCCTTCGACCAGTTCGGGGTCGAGCTGGGGAAGGAAATGGCGAAGGGTTTGACCGAAGGAACCATCGAATTCGACCTCGCGACGCAGGCGCTGATGCATGCGGCGCTCGGCGAATGA
- the gor gene encoding glutathione-disulfide reductase — MSEFDYDLFVIGAGSGGVRASRIAASHGARVAVAEEHRVGGTCVIRGCVPKKLLVYGAHFAEDIHDARKFGWEVADCKFNWDVLRDNVLAEVDRLEGLYGQTLDSHKVTVFKTRATLIGPQKVRLADGQEISAERILLATGGWPFVPEFPGSEHAITSNEVFHLDKLPKRVVIAGGGYIANEFAGIFNEFGSKVTIVNRGDTILRGYDEQIRDRLLQISMTKGIDFKFNAPFQSIEKNDDGTLTVHLENCDAITADAVLIATGRTPNTKGLGLEDVGVELDEHGAIKVGDDNQSSVPSIYAVGDVTNRIQLTPVAIREGQAFADSVFGGKPTVVDYKNVPSAVFSHPPIGAVGMTEAEARNKLGSIRTYTSDFRAMKNVLAGRNERALYKMIVNAATDQVVGLHMIGPDAPEILQAAAIAVKAGLTKADFDATVALHPSMAEELVLLK; from the coding sequence ATGAGCGAGTTCGACTACGACCTGTTCGTCATCGGTGCGGGGTCCGGCGGGGTGCGCGCCTCGCGCATCGCCGCTTCGCACGGCGCGCGGGTCGCGGTCGCCGAGGAGCATCGGGTCGGCGGGACCTGCGTCATCCGCGGCTGTGTTCCCAAGAAACTGCTCGTCTATGGCGCCCATTTTGCCGAGGATATTCACGACGCTCGGAAATTCGGGTGGGAGGTCGCCGACTGCAAGTTCAACTGGGACGTGCTGCGCGACAATGTGCTGGCCGAGGTCGACCGGCTCGAAGGCCTCTATGGCCAGACGCTCGACAGCCACAAGGTCACCGTCTTCAAAACCCGCGCGACGCTGATCGGGCCGCAGAAGGTCCGCCTTGCCGACGGGCAGGAAATCAGCGCCGAACGCATCCTGCTCGCGACGGGCGGCTGGCCCTTCGTTCCCGAATTTCCGGGCAGCGAGCATGCGATCACCTCGAACGAGGTCTTCCATCTCGACAAGCTGCCGAAGCGCGTCGTGATTGCGGGCGGCGGCTATATCGCCAACGAGTTCGCCGGCATCTTCAACGAATTCGGCAGCAAGGTGACGATCGTCAATCGCGGCGACACCATATTGCGCGGCTATGACGAACAGATCCGCGATCGCCTGCTCCAGATTTCGATGACCAAGGGGATCGACTTCAAGTTCAATGCGCCGTTCCAATCGATCGAGAAGAACGACGACGGCACGCTGACCGTTCACCTCGAAAATTGCGATGCGATAACCGCCGACGCGGTGCTGATCGCGACCGGGCGGACGCCGAACACCAAGGGGCTGGGCCTTGAGGATGTCGGTGTCGAGCTTGACGAGCATGGCGCTATCAAGGTGGGCGACGACAACCAGTCGTCGGTACCGAGCATCTACGCCGTCGGCGACGTGACCAACCGCATCCAGTTGACCCCCGTTGCGATCCGCGAAGGGCAGGCGTTCGCGGACTCGGTGTTCGGCGGCAAGCCGACCGTCGTCGATTACAAGAACGTCCCGAGCGCGGTGTTCAGCCATCCGCCGATCGGGGCGGTCGGGATGACCGAGGCCGAGGCGCGCAACAAGCTGGGCAGCATCCGCACTTACACGAGCGATTTTCGCGCGATGAAAAATGTCCTCGCGGGCCGTAACGAGCGCGCGCTCTACAAAATGATCGTCAACGCCGCGACCGATCAGGTCGTGGGCCTCCACATGATCGGGCCCGATGCGCCCGAGATATTGCAGGCGGCCGCGATCGCGGTGAAGGCGGGGCTGACCAAGGCCGATTTCGACGCCACCGTCGCGCTGCATCCGAGCATGGCCGAGGAACTGGTGCTCCTGAAATAA
- a CDS encoding SDR family oxidoreductase gives MAGTALVTGGSGYIAGFLIRQLIANGWTVHATVRSLKREPEVRGWLDVDNGKLEFFAADLEHDAGWAEAIAGCTHVAHVASPFPLGVPKHADELVVPAREGALRALRFARAAGVKRFILTSSMAAIAYGHGKGRDLYDEADWTNLANPDVMPYPRSKTVAERAARDWVAAEGGDMEFASVNPAAVFGPLLSDDLSTSIEVVKQLLEGKVPMCPDVGFGIIDVRDVADLHYRALTAEEIKNERFVCSGPFLKFIDVAHILKANLGEQARKVPTRKMPDWLLKLLAIVRPELKQVVAELGNVRGGDSSHAMERLGWTMRTPDEALLATANGLIERGIVKV, from the coding sequence ATGGCGGGCACGGCATTGGTCACCGGGGGCAGCGGCTATATCGCGGGCTTCCTGATCCGGCAGCTGATCGCGAATGGCTGGACCGTCCATGCCACCGTCCGCAGCCTGAAACGCGAGCCCGAGGTTCGCGGTTGGCTCGACGTCGATAACGGCAAGCTCGAATTTTTCGCCGCCGATCTTGAGCATGACGCGGGCTGGGCCGAGGCTATCGCCGGTTGCACCCATGTGGCGCATGTCGCCTCGCCCTTTCCGCTCGGCGTACCCAAGCATGCCGACGAACTTGTCGTTCCCGCGCGCGAAGGCGCGTTGCGCGCGCTCCGCTTTGCGCGTGCGGCAGGAGTGAAACGCTTCATCCTGACCTCATCGATGGCGGCAATCGCCTATGGCCATGGCAAAGGCCGCGACCTGTATGACGAGGCTGACTGGACCAACCTCGCCAATCCCGATGTCATGCCCTATCCGCGATCGAAGACCGTTGCCGAGCGCGCCGCGCGCGACTGGGTAGCGGCCGAGGGCGGCGATATGGAGTTCGCCTCGGTCAATCCTGCCGCGGTATTCGGGCCGCTGCTGTCGGACGATTTGTCGACCTCGATCGAGGTGGTGAAGCAGCTCCTGGAAGGGAAGGTGCCGATGTGCCCCGACGTCGGCTTCGGCATCATCGACGTGCGCGATGTCGCCGACCTCCACTATCGCGCGCTGACCGCCGAGGAGATCAAGAACGAACGGTTCGTCTGCTCGGGTCCATTCCTCAAATTTATCGACGTCGCGCATATCCTGAAGGCTAATCTGGGCGAGCAGGCGCGCAAGGTGCCGACGCGGAAGATGCCCGACTGGCTGCTCAAGCTGCTCGCGATCGTCCGGCCCGAACTTAAGCAGGTCGTCGCCGAACTCGGCAATGTGCGCGGCGGCGACAGCAGCCATGCAATGGAGAGGCTGGGCTGGACGATGCGAACGCCCGACGAAGCGCTGCTCGCGACGGCGAACGGTCTGATCGAGCGCGGGATCGTGAAGGTCTAG
- a CDS encoding helix-turn-helix domain-containing protein, with amino-acid sequence MLPTRLYAGRQLRQLRESRALRQADFAAQLDISASYLSQIEHDDRPLTPALLDRLQKLFPLEWEEVAADAGDRRQGALREAAADPLFAAAPLPPEQIERAALQQPQLADQFVALHAAYRRAGQRLQIIDEALTGGTAEGSRLPWEEVRDWFHDAGNYVDSIDRAAEALAASLSGSPPSPPVETIERRMRNALGISIVYRQSQTLRDFDATMRHLVIDPSLPTESRRFQLAHQLAALALADEIAAVVESSPLRTPAARQLLHVGLANYAAGAVLMPYGPFRASARAVRHDIDRLRLEYGVSFEQACHRLSTLQRPGARGIPMFFCRVDMAGNITKRHSATRLQFARFGGACPLWIVHEAAAIPDRILFQLAETPDGLRYVSMAKGLVKPSGSYARSPRRYAVALGCEAQYAGDFVYADGVDVAAPQAAARIGLSCRICPREDCDQRAFPPSDRPILVDPDRRDVVPYRIG; translated from the coding sequence ATGCTACCGACCCGCCTCTACGCCGGGCGACAACTTCGCCAACTTCGGGAATCGCGCGCCCTCCGCCAGGCCGACTTTGCCGCGCAGCTCGACATCTCGGCCTCCTACCTCAGCCAGATCGAACATGACGACCGCCCGCTGACGCCAGCGCTCCTCGACCGCCTGCAAAAACTCTTTCCACTCGAATGGGAGGAAGTCGCCGCCGATGCGGGCGACCGCCGGCAGGGCGCGCTCCGCGAAGCCGCCGCCGATCCGCTGTTCGCCGCCGCGCCTTTGCCGCCCGAACAGATCGAGCGCGCGGCGCTCCAGCAGCCGCAACTCGCCGACCAGTTCGTCGCGCTCCACGCTGCCTATCGCCGCGCCGGACAGCGGCTGCAGATCATCGACGAAGCGCTGACGGGCGGCACCGCCGAGGGCAGCCGCCTGCCATGGGAGGAGGTACGCGACTGGTTCCACGATGCGGGAAATTATGTCGACAGCATCGACCGCGCCGCCGAAGCCCTCGCTGCAAGCCTCAGCGGCTCGCCGCCCTCGCCCCCCGTCGAGACGATCGAACGGCGGATGCGCAACGCGCTCGGTATCTCGATCGTCTATCGCCAGAGCCAGACGCTGCGCGATTTCGACGCGACGATGCGCCACCTCGTCATCGATCCGTCGCTGCCGACCGAAAGCCGCCGTTTCCAGCTCGCGCACCAACTCGCCGCGCTTGCCCTCGCCGACGAGATCGCTGCGGTGGTCGAATCGTCGCCGCTGCGCACGCCGGCGGCCCGGCAATTGCTCCACGTCGGGCTCGCCAACTACGCCGCGGGCGCCGTGCTGATGCCCTATGGCCCGTTCCGCGCCAGCGCGCGTGCGGTGCGGCACGACATCGACCGGCTGCGGCTCGAATATGGGGTCAGCTTCGAACAGGCGTGCCATCGCCTCTCGACCCTCCAGCGCCCCGGCGCGCGCGGCATCCCGATGTTCTTCTGCCGCGTCGACATGGCGGGCAACATCACCAAGCGGCACAGTGCGACGCGGCTGCAGTTCGCACGCTTCGGCGGCGCCTGCCCGCTGTGGATCGTCCACGAGGCGGCGGCGATCCCCGACCGTATCCTGTTCCAGCTCGCCGAGACCCCCGACGGACTGCGCTATGTTTCGATGGCGAAGGGGCTGGTCAAACCCTCGGGCAGTTATGCGCGCAGCCCGCGGCGCTACGCCGTCGCACTGGGGTGCGAGGCGCAATATGCCGGCGATTTCGTCTATGCCGACGGCGTCGATGTCGCTGCGCCACAGGCGGCTGCGCGGATTGGGCTGTCGTGCCGCATCTGCCCGCGCGAGGACTGCGACCAGCGCGCCTTTCCGCCCAGTGACCGGCCGATCCTCGTCGATCCCGACCGGCGCGACGTCGTGCCGTACCGGATCGGCTAG
- a CDS encoding acyl-CoA carboxylase subunit beta, with protein MSANIAEMERRRAAAALGGGQKRIDAQHSKGKLSARERLDVLLDEGSFEELDTYVEHNCTDFGMQDQKVPGDGVVTGSGTINGRLVYVFSQDFTVFGGSLSERHAEKIMKVMDNAMKVGAPVIGLNDSGGARIQEGVASLGGYAEVFQRNVLASGVVPQISLIMGPCAGGAVYSPAMTDFIFMVKDSSYMFVTGPDVVKTVTNEVVTQEQLGGAITHTTKSSVADNAFENDIEALLAARDFFDYLPENNRSGVPVRPTSDPYDRAEPSLDTLIPPNANQPYDMHELIRKTVDEGDFFEVQPAHAANIICGFGRIEGRTIGIVANQPMVLAGVLDINSSKKAARFVRFCDAFEIPIITFVDVPGFLPGTAQEYNGIIKHGAKLLFAYAEATVPKITVITRKAYGGAYDVMASKHLRGDLNYAWPTAEIAVMGAKGAVEIIFRSDIGDPEKIAERTKEYEDRFANPFVAASRGYIDEVIHPHNTRKRIAIGLRKLRNKSLENPWKKHDNIPL; from the coding sequence ATGTCCGCCAACATCGCCGAAATGGAACGCCGTCGCGCCGCCGCCGCTCTGGGGGGCGGGCAGAAGCGCATCGATGCGCAGCACAGCAAGGGCAAGCTCTCCGCGCGCGAGCGGCTCGACGTGCTGCTCGACGAAGGGTCGTTCGAGGAGCTCGACACCTATGTCGAGCATAATTGCACCGATTTCGGGATGCAGGACCAGAAGGTTCCGGGCGACGGTGTCGTCACCGGCAGCGGCACGATCAACGGCCGCCTCGTCTATGTCTTCAGCCAGGACTTCACCGTCTTCGGTGGCTCGCTGTCGGAGCGGCACGCCGAGAAGATCATGAAGGTCATGGACAATGCGATGAAGGTCGGCGCGCCGGTCATCGGCCTGAACGACAGCGGCGGCGCGCGTATTCAGGAAGGCGTTGCTTCGCTGGGCGGTTATGCCGAGGTGTTCCAGCGCAACGTCCTCGCCAGCGGTGTCGTGCCGCAGATCAGCCTGATCATGGGCCCCTGCGCGGGCGGCGCGGTTTACAGCCCGGCGATGACCGACTTCATCTTCATGGTGAAGGATAGCAGCTATATGTTCGTTACCGGGCCTGACGTGGTCAAAACGGTGACCAACGAAGTGGTGACGCAGGAACAGCTTGGCGGCGCGATCACCCACACGACGAAAAGCTCGGTCGCCGACAATGCGTTCGAGAACGACATCGAGGCGCTGCTCGCGGCGCGCGATTTCTTCGATTACCTGCCCGAGAACAACCGCAGCGGCGTTCCGGTGCGTCCGACGAGCGATCCGTACGACCGCGCCGAGCCCAGCCTCGACACGCTGATCCCGCCGAACGCGAACCAGCCCTACGACATGCACGAGCTGATCCGCAAAACGGTCGACGAGGGCGATTTCTTCGAGGTGCAGCCGGCGCACGCCGCGAACATCATCTGCGGCTTTGGGCGCATCGAAGGCCGCACGATCGGGATCGTTGCGAACCAGCCGATGGTGCTGGCGGGCGTGCTCGACATCAATTCGTCGAAGAAGGCGGCGCGTTTCGTCCGCTTCTGCGACGCGTTCGAAATCCCGATCATCACCTTCGTCGATGTCCCGGGCTTCCTGCCCGGCACGGCGCAGGAATATAACGGCATCATCAAGCATGGCGCGAAGCTGCTGTTTGCCTATGCCGAGGCGACGGTGCCCAAGATCACCGTGATCACGCGCAAGGCCTATGGCGGGGCATATGACGTGATGGCGTCGAAGCATCTGCGCGGCGACCTCAACTATGCCTGGCCGACCGCCGAGATCGCGGTGATGGGCGCGAAGGGCGCGGTCGAGATCATCTTCCGCAGCGACATCGGCGACCCCGAAAAGATCGCCGAGCGGACGAAGGAATATGAAGACCGCTTCGCCAACCCGTTCGTTGCGGCATCGCGCGGCTATATCGACGAGGTCATCCACCCGCACAACACGCGCAAGCGGATCGCGATCGGCCTTCGCAAGCTCCGGAACAAGAGCCTCGAAAATCCGTGGAAGAAGCACGACAATATCCCGTTGTGA
- the mce gene encoding methylmalonyl-CoA epimerase, protein MKLGSLNHIGVATPSIADSIVFYRDVMGATQIHEPFDLPEQGVKVCFVDTPGADGALNGTQIELIEPLPGNASIAGFLQKNPAGGQHHMCYEVPDIHAAKAEFEAMGKRVLGEPRIGAHGTLIFFLHPKDMGGVLTEIMETPKGH, encoded by the coding sequence ATGAAACTGGGTAGCCTCAACCATATCGGCGTTGCGACGCCGTCGATTGCCGACAGCATCGTCTTTTATCGCGATGTGATGGGGGCGACGCAGATTCACGAACCCTTCGACCTGCCCGAGCAGGGCGTGAAGGTGTGCTTCGTCGATACGCCGGGCGCCGATGGCGCGCTGAACGGCACACAGATCGAGTTGATCGAACCACTGCCGGGTAATGCGTCGATCGCCGGTTTCCTGCAAAAGAACCCTGCAGGAGGGCAGCATCATATGTGTTACGAAGTGCCCGACATTCATGCCGCGAAGGCCGAGTTCGAGGCGATGGGCAAGCGGGTGCTGGGCGAGCCGCGCATCGGGGCGCACGGGACACTGATTTTCTTCCTCCATCCCAAGGATATGGGTGGGGTGCTGACCGAGATTATGGAAACGCCGAAGGGGCATTAG
- the scpA gene encoding methylmalonyl-CoA mutase: MTDKPTLDQWAAAADKEVKGKDLTWATPEGIDVKPLYTAEDVKTDPGLPGFAPFTRGVRASMYAGRPWTIRQYAGFSTAEESNAFYRRNLAAGQKGLSVAFDLATHRGYDSDHPRVVGDVGKAGVAIDSVEDMKILFDGIPLDQMSVSMTMNGAVIPILAFFIVAGEEQGVERKLLDGTIQNDILKEFMVRNTYIYPPEPSMRIISDIFGYTSREMPKFNSISISGYHMQEAGATQVQELAFTIADGAEYVRYGVASGLDIDKFAGRLSFFFAIGMNFFMEIAKLRAARVLWHRVMTNLGAKDERSKMLRTHCQTSGVSLTEQDPYNNVMRTTIEAMAAMLGGTQSLHTNALDEAIALPTDFSARIARNTQIVIQEETGMTKVVDPLGGSYYVEALTQELVDKAWEIIERVEKEGGMAKAVAAGWPKAMIETAAAARQARVDRGDDVIVGVNKYRLANEDLLETLEVDNTKVREAQIARINKTKAGRDEAACQAALKALRDAAAGEQSIENNLLAHAVEAARARATLGEISSAMEESFDRYGTQPTPVKGVYAAPYEGDDRWQQVLDGVAAVERRMGRKPKLLVAKMGQDGHDRGANIIASAFGDMGFDVVSGPLFQTPEETVVLALDSGVDVVGASSLAAGHKTLIPELIGKLKEAGRSDIKVIAGGVIPPQDYQYLRDAGVQGIYGPGSNVVECAADVLRLLGHNMPPVMEEALT, encoded by the coding sequence ATGACCGACAAACCGACCCTCGACCAATGGGCCGCCGCCGCCGACAAGGAAGTGAAGGGCAAGGACCTGACCTGGGCGACGCCCGAGGGGATCGACGTCAAGCCGCTCTACACGGCCGAGGATGTGAAGACCGATCCGGGGCTGCCCGGTTTCGCGCCCTTCACGCGCGGTGTGCGCGCGTCGATGTATGCGGGGCGGCCGTGGACGATCCGGCAATATGCGGGTTTTTCGACCGCCGAGGAATCGAACGCCTTCTATCGCCGGAACCTCGCGGCGGGGCAGAAGGGCCTGTCGGTCGCTTTCGACCTTGCGACGCACCGAGGCTATGACAGCGACCATCCGCGCGTCGTCGGCGATGTCGGCAAGGCGGGCGTCGCGATCGACAGCGTCGAGGATATGAAGATCCTGTTCGACGGCATTCCGCTCGACCAGATGTCGGTATCGATGACGATGAACGGCGCGGTGATCCCGATCCTCGCCTTCTTCATCGTTGCGGGCGAGGAGCAGGGGGTCGAGCGTAAATTGCTCGACGGCACGATCCAGAACGACATCCTCAAGGAGTTCATGGTCCGCAACACCTACATCTACCCGCCCGAACCGAGCATGCGGATCATCTCGGACATCTTCGGCTATACCAGCCGCGAGATGCCGAAGTTCAACAGCATCTCGATCAGCGGCTATCATATGCAGGAAGCCGGCGCGACGCAGGTGCAGGAGCTGGCCTTCACGATTGCCGATGGCGCCGAATATGTCCGCTACGGCGTCGCGAGCGGGCTCGACATCGACAAGTTCGCCGGGCGCCTCAGCTTCTTCTTCGCGATCGGCATGAACTTCTTCATGGAGATCGCCAAGCTGCGTGCCGCGCGCGTGCTGTGGCACCGCGTGATGACCAATCTCGGCGCCAAGGACGAGCGGTCGAAGATGCTGCGCACCCACTGTCAGACGTCGGGCGTCTCGCTCACCGAGCAGGATCCCTACAACAACGTCATGCGCACGACGATCGAGGCGATGGCCGCGATGCTGGGCGGCACGCAGTCGCTGCACACCAATGCGCTCGACGAAGCGATCGCGCTGCCGACCGACTTCTCGGCGCGCATCGCGCGCAATACCCAGATCGTCATCCAGGAAGAGACGGGGATGACCAAGGTCGTCGACCCGCTCGGCGGCTCTTATTATGTCGAGGCGCTGACGCAGGAGCTGGTCGACAAGGCGTGGGAGATCATCGAGCGCGTCGAAAAGGAAGGCGGGATGGCCAAGGCCGTCGCCGCCGGCTGGCCGAAGGCGATGATCGAGACGGCGGCCGCCGCCCGTCAGGCGCGCGTCGACCGTGGCGACGATGTCATTGTCGGGGTGAACAAATATCGCCTCGCCAACGAAGACCTGCTCGAGACGCTCGAGGTCGACAACACCAAGGTCCGCGAGGCGCAGATTGCGCGGATCAACAAGACCAAGGCGGGCCGCGACGAGGCGGCGTGTCAGGCGGCGTTGAAGGCGCTGCGCGACGCCGCGGCGGGCGAACAGTCGATCGAGAATAATTTGCTGGCGCACGCGGTGGAAGCCGCCCGCGCCCGCGCGACGCTCGGCGAAATCTCGTCGGCGATGGAGGAAAGCTTCGACCGTTACGGCACCCAGCCGACCCCGGTGAAGGGCGTCTATGCCGCGCCCTACGAGGGTGACGACCGCTGGCAGCAGGTGCTCGACGGCGTCGCCGCGGTCGAACGCCGGATGGGCCGCAAGCCGAAACTGCTTGTCGCCAAGATGGGGCAGGACGGCCATGATCGCGGCGCGAACATCATCGCCTCGGCGTTCGGCGACATGGGTTTCGACGTCGTGTCGGGACCGCTGTTCCAGACACCCGAGGAAACCGTCGTGCTCGCGCTCGACAGCGGCGTCGACGTGGTCGGTGCTTCGAGCCTCGCCGCCGGGCACAAGACGCTGATCCCCGAACTGATCGGCAAATTGAAGGAAGCGGGGCGCAGCGACATCAAAGTGATCGCGGGCGGGGTCATTCCGCCGCAGGATTATCAATATCTGCGCGATGCCGGCGTGCAGGGGATTTATGGTCCCGGCAGCAATGTGGTAGAGTGCGCGGCCGACGTGCTGCGTTTGTTGGGGCACAACATGCCCCCGGTGATGGAGGAGGCTTTGACATGA
- a CDS encoding O-acetylhomoserine aminocarboxypropyltransferase has product MTDMKPETAAVHAGTQPDPTTKARITPIYQTASYVFDDVEHASRLFNLQEFGNIYTRIMNPTNGALEGKIAALEGGQAALAVASGHAAQFLAFHTLMEPGCEIVAAKKLYGGSLNQLGQSFRKMAWTTQFVDADDAGNVAAAINDKTRAVFIESLANPGGVVQDIEAIARVAHDAGVPLIVDNTMATPILCRPIEHGADIVVHSTTKFLNGHGNAIGGVIVDAGSFDWAKGGKYPTLSEPNASYHGLKFTEAFGNLAFILAARTLGLRDLGPALAPMNAFLALTGMETLALRMERHCSNAVALAKWLQGHPAVSWVSYAGLRDSPYHELAHKYLGGRGGSVFTFGLKGGYEAGVKLVSSVKLFSHLANLGDTRSLIIHPASTTHSQLSEAELVEAGAGPDVVRVSVGIEHIDDIIADLAQALEGAA; this is encoded by the coding sequence ATGACTGACATGAAGCCCGAAACGGCCGCGGTTCATGCCGGAACCCAGCCCGACCCGACGACGAAAGCGCGGATCACGCCGATCTATCAGACGGCATCCTATGTGTTCGACGATGTCGAGCACGCCTCGCGGCTGTTCAACCTGCAGGAATTCGGGAATATCTACACCCGGATCATGAACCCGACGAACGGCGCGCTCGAAGGCAAGATCGCGGCGCTCGAAGGCGGGCAGGCGGCGCTGGCGGTGGCGTCGGGGCATGCCGCGCAATTCCTGGCCTTCCACACGCTGATGGAACCGGGCTGCGAGATCGTCGCGGCGAAGAAGCTCTATGGCGGGTCGCTCAACCAGCTCGGCCAGAGCTTTCGCAAGATGGCGTGGACGACGCAGTTCGTCGACGCCGACGATGCGGGCAATGTCGCCGCGGCGATCAACGACAAGACGCGCGCCGTCTTCATCGAAAGCCTCGCCAACCCGGGCGGGGTGGTGCAGGATATCGAGGCGATCGCCCGGGTCGCGCACGATGCCGGGGTGCCGCTGATCGTCGACAATACGATGGCGACGCCGATCCTCTGCCGCCCGATCGAGCATGGCGCCGACATCGTCGTCCATTCGACAACCAAATTCCTCAACGGCCATGGCAATGCGATCGGCGGGGTGATCGTCGATGCCGGGTCGTTCGACTGGGCGAAGGGCGGCAAATATCCGACGCTGAGCGAACCCAATGCGTCCTATCACGGGCTGAAGTTCACCGAGGCTTTCGGTAATCTGGCCTTCATCCTTGCCGCGCGGACGCTCGGCCTGCGCGACCTTGGCCCGGCGCTGGCGCCGATGAACGCTTTCCTCGCGCTCACCGGCATGGAAACGCTGGCGCTGCGCATGGAGCGGCATTGCAGCAATGCCGTCGCGCTCGCGAAATGGCTGCAGGGCCACCCCGCGGTGAGCTGGGTGTCCTATGCCGGGCTGCGCGACAGTCCCTATCATGAGCTGGCGCACAAATATCTGGGCGGCCGCGGCGGGTCGGTGTTCACCTTCGGGCTCAAGGGCGGCTACGAGGCGGGGGTCAAACTCGTGTCCTCGGTCAAGCTGTTCAGCCATCTCGCGAACCTCGGCGATACGCGTTCGCTGATCATCCATCCTGCCTCGACGACGCACAGCCAACTTTCCGAAGCCGAGCTGGTCGAGGCCGGCGCGGGACCCGACGTCGTGCGCGTGTCGGTGGGGATCGAACATATCGACGACATCATCGCCGATCTGGCGCAGGCGCTGGAGGGGGCGGCGTGA